DNA sequence from the Geobacter sp. AOG2 genome:
ACGCCATGCTCAGGTTGGCCCAGCTCGCACGGAGTGAATTCCAGCCGCAACAGGTCGATCTCAGTGGTATTGTAGCGAGTCTTGCGGCCGAATGCGGGGCAATGGAACCGCAACGGCGGGCCGAGGTGGTCATCGCCCCAGATGTGACGGCAGTAGGTGACTTGCGACTATTGAGGATACTGCTGACCAACCTGTTCAACAATGCCTGGAAGTACACGGCCTACAGTACTTCCCCCCGGATTGAGTTCGGCGTCTTGAATGATGGTTCTGCCCCGGTTTTCTACATCAGCGACACGGGGGCCGGTTTCGATATGAAGGATGCGGACAGGCTTTTTCGGGTGTTTACCCGCTTGCATGACCCCTCCCAGTTTGCGGGAAGCGGCATCGGTCTCGCGACAGTACAGCGCATCGTCAACCGTCACGGCGGTAAGATCTGGGCCGAGGGCGAACCGCAGAAAGGCGCCACGTTTTACTTTACCCTGCAACCCGAAAATCCCACGGATTCCTGCACTTTTGCATCTTGACGCACATGCACGGCTGTGTTATTAAAACAACTCTTTAAAATCAATATGTTAAATTGCATATGTTTTTTGCGTGAGCAAATTTTAGTTTATATATGTGGAGGCGGTGATGTCACAACAAATCACTCTGACGGTAGGTGGGCTCCTTGATGATATGGCGCGGCGTTTCCCTGAAAATGACGCCCTGGTCCATCCTCAACGAGGTCTGCGTTACAGCTATAGGGAATTTAACGAGGTATGCCGCCAGGTAGCCAAGGGTTTGCTCGCCTTGGGGGTCAAAAAGGGGGACAATGTTGCCATCTGGGCCTACAACGTTCCCGAGTGGGTCATGCTCCAATTCGCCACGGCCAAGATCGGCGCTGTGCTGGTAACAGTCAATACGGCCTACAAATCGGCCGAACTCGACTATATCCTCAATCAGTCCGACTCCACCACACTCTTCATGGTCAAGTCCTTCAAGGATACGGACTATGTGCAGACTCTGTACGATGTCGCGCCGGAACTTCCGGTTACGGAGCCGGGCAAGCTGTCGTGTCCGAAGCTGCCCTATCTCAAGAATGTCGTCTTTATCGGCGATGAATCCCCTGCGGGTATGTTCACTTTCGAGGCGATGGTTGCGGCCGGGAAACGGATATCCGACGCGGAACTGAATGCCGTCGAAGCAACGCTCGACTGCCATGAAGTGATCAATATGCAGTATACTTCCGGTACGACAGGTTTTCCCAAGGGGGTCATGCTGACCCACTTCAATCTCGTCAACAATGGGTTTAATATCGGCGAGTGCATGAAATTTACCGAAAAAGACCGTCTCTGCATCACGGTGCCCTTTTTCCATTGTTTCGGCTGCGTACTGGGGGTCATGGCCTGCGTTACCCATGGATCTACCATGGTGCCGGTGGAAATCTTCGACCCGCTCAAGGTGCTGCAGACCGTTGAACAGGAGAAGTGCACGGCGCTCCATGGCGTGCCGACCATGTTCATCGCGGAACTGGAACACCCGGAATTCTCAAAGTTTGATCTGAGCAGCCTGCGAACCGGCATTATGGCCGGTTCGGTTTGCCCTATCGAGGTGATGAAGCGTGCGGTGAAGGATATGAACCTGACCGAGATCACCAGCGTCTACGGCCAGACCGAATCCTCCCCCGGCATTACCCAGACCCGCACCGACGACCCGATCGAACTGCGGGTGGCTACCGTTGGCCGGGCTTTGCCGGGTGCCGAAGTCAAGATCATCGACATCGAAACCGGCGCCACCCTGCCTCCCGGAAAGCAGGGAGAGCTTTGCGGGCGCGGGTATATGGTCATGAGAGGCTACTACAAAATGCCGGAGGAAACCGCCAAGGTGATCGACTCCGACGGCTGGCTGCACACCGGCGATCTGGCTATCATGGATGAGAACGGTTACTGCAAGATCACGGGCCGGATCAAACAGATGATCATCAGGGGTGGGGAGAACATATACCCTCGAGAGATCGAGGAGTTCCTCTATACCCATCCCAAGGTTTCCGATGTCCAGATCTACGGTGTGCCGGACCGCAAATACGGCGAACAGGTCATGGCGGCCATTATCCTCAAAAAAGGGATGGAGATGACCGAGGCTGAGGTGCGGGAATTCTGCAAGGGCAAAATCGCCAACTACAAGATTCCCAAGTATGTTAAGTTTGTTGACGGCTATCCCATGACCGCCTCGGGCAAGATCCAGAAATTCAAACTTCGGGAGATGGCCATTAAAGAGTTGCAATTGGAGGATGCCAGCGAGACGGCGTAGTTCTTGAAGTGGGGGCGTGCTGAGCGGCCTGTCATCTTCTGATGAGTATATGATTTCGGGACACCAAGGTTAGGGAACATGATTCTACAAAAACTTATCGCCGTTGTTTTTTTGCTTTTCGTGATCTGCTTCATTGCCATTGTTATCGAAGAGCTGTTCCTGGGAGGCAAACGCCGGCGAAAACTGGAGCGCCAGCGCCGGGCGGAGGCGGGGGCGGTGGAACCTGAGAGTGGACAAGAAAAAAACGGGTCGTGAGCTGAATCGCTATTCGGTGAGTATAGGCAGGAATGAGAAAAGGCAGGGGACATAAGTTCCCTGCCTTTTCCCATGGTCAGCAGATTTGGCCAGCGCTTAGAAACGGTAGCCGACGCCGATGCCGAAGAGGTGTGGATTGATGTCGAGGTCGTACTTGGTGCCGGCGATCTTGACCTTGGTGTCGGCGTTGATGTACTTGTAGTCGAAGTTGAAGTAGAGGTTGTCCTTGATTTTGATGTCGACGCCAGCCTGGGCGGCCCAGCCGACGCTGTTGTCGATGCTGAAACTTTGATCGTTGTTCAGCCGGGAATTGAAGGGAAAGGTGACGTTCAAACCAACGCCGATGTAGGGGCTAACCAGATCGCCGGCCAGTGGGTGGTATTTTACGGTCAGGGTGGGAGGAAGCAGCCATGTGGACCCTTGGAATTGGCCATTGATCTTGATGTCGTTCCTGGTGACGCCGGCTATCAGCTCCGTGGACACATTCTTCAGGAAGAAGTATTCCAGGTCGAGTTCAGGCATGATGTCGTCGCCCACCTTGGCTTTTGCTGCGCTCAGTTCGCTGTCGAACGTCTCATCCGGCATGACGTAGATCGCCCTGAAACGTACGCCGAACTTCTGGTAGTCGTCCGCCGCCCCGGCTATGGTCGCCATCCCCAGCATCATTATCGATGCCGCAATCCCCGCCGCTCCAAGCAATGCTCTTCTCATTAGCCTGATCCTCCCCTTTGTGTGGTTATTTGAGGTTTGCACCTCAATACCGATATCGGAAACCAGAAATAAGATTTAGAAGATTCGCTTAGTCCCTTTTTGTGACAATTTCATTGAAAAAATGACACAAGTCAAGAAAATAGTTTTTGTATTGAAAAAAAATAATTTATTAATACGGAATATCCGGTTGACCATTCTCTGGATTTGTCGGAACCTGCTTTGGAACAGTCGTACACGAGAGTATGTCTGCTTGCACATTTCCTGTTCGTAGGTAAAATTCCAACTTTCATGGAGGTGCGGGCCGTTGCGAAAAACATCAGGAGAGTTGGAGATGGGGCTGCGGACCAGTGGCATCATATACACGTACATCGGGTATGAAGACATCGTCGCCATTCGTGGCGCCACTGACAATACCGATGGTGAAAAACATTAATTAGATAGGCAGTTAAAATGAATCGTTTTACGGAGGATGCATGCGCCTGACCCCTGCCACCGAGTTGGAATACCGTTGTAAAATGTTACAAAATCATATGGCCGCCGAAGAATTGGATGCCATCATTATCGTCCAGAATGCCGACCTGTTCTATTTTACGGGCACCGTTCAGAGCGGCTGTCTGTATGTACCTGCGCATGGACAGCCGCTGTACCTGGTACGCCGGGATGCGGCCAGGGCGCGTATGGAGTCGGGGCTTAGGGAGGTGATGCCCTTCACTTCGCCCAAGGATATCCAACCGTTGGTGGCAGGGTACGGATATCCCGAACCGAAGCGGATCGGCATGGAGTTCGACGTGCTGCCGGTCGGCCTGTTCGAGCGCTACCGCAAGGTGTTTCCCAATGCGCAATTCAGTGATGCCACGCCACTGATCCGTTTGGTGCGCATGATCAAAAGCCACTACGAAATCCACCTCATGAAGGATGCGGCGGACCAGGTCGATAAGGTGACCCGCCGGGCGGCGGAGGTGATCCGGGAAGGGATGAGCGATGTGGAGTTGGCGGCAGAGCTTGAGCATACGGCCCGCCTGAACGGACACCTGGGTTTGATCAGAATGCGGGCCTTTAATGGCGAAATGCTCTTTGGCCATACCTTTTCCGGCACGGACAGCGCTGTACCGGCCTATACGGACACTCCCTTCGGCGGCGTGGGACCCAGCCCCTGTTTCGGACAGGGGGCGAGCTACAAGCCGATCGGCCGCAACGAGCCGATCATTGTCGACTTTGCCGGGAGCATTGACGGCTATCTGGTTGACCAGACCCGCATCTTTGCCCTTGATGGTCTGTCCGACCGGTTGCGCAAGGGGTATGACGACATGGTGCGGGTGCAGGAACTGATGAAGCAGATCGCCGTTGTGGGCGCACCTTGGGGGGAGGTGTATGACCGTTGTCTGGCGCTGGCAGTGGAGATGGGTTATGCCGACAGCTTCATGGGGGCCAAAGGTTCTCAGGTCTCCTTCATCGGTCATGGCCTGGGGGTCGAGATCGATGAATATCCCTTTATTGCACGGGGGTTCAAGGATATGGTTCTCCAGGTGGGAATGGCCTTTGCCTTTGAGCCCAAAGTCGTCTTTCCGGGTGAGGGAGCTGTCGGTATCGAGAATACCTTCTATATCAGCGAGGAGGGGCTCAAGCAATTGACCTATTCAAGCGAAGAACTGGTTATTCTGCACCGCTAGCCGCTCCACAAAATTTTTGTTGCATTTTGGCCAAGCTTTGGTATAACTACGGCACTTCCTGATTGTATACAGTATCCTAAAAAAATATTTTCCTATTGAGTAGACGACCGATTTTTGTTGGTCTTAATGGTGTCTAAGAAGCCTGGCTCACTGTTGATCTCAGCTAAAACCTCACAACGAAAGGAGAGTACCAACATGGCATTGAAAGAGACGCTCAAACAGAAGATTGAGGAACACCGCCCCCGTACCACCAAGCTTACCAAGGAATTCGGCAAGGTGATCATCGATCAGGTGACCATCGACCAATGCATCGGCGGTGCCCGCGACATTCGCAGCCTCGTCACCGACATCTCCTATCTTGATCCTCAGGAAGGCATCCGTTTCCGCGGTAAGACCATCCCCGAGACCTTTGCGGCGCTGCCCAAGGCCGCCGGTTCGGCCTATCCGACTGTTGAGTCCTTCTGGTACTTCCTTTTGACCGGTGATGTGCCGACCGACGCCCAGGTCGCCGAAGTGGTGGCCGAGTGGAAGACGCGCCAGAGCGTCCCCCAGTACGTGTTCGACGCCATTCGTGCCCTGCCCAGGGACAGCCATCCCATGGTCATGCTCTCGGTCGGCATAATGGCACTGCAGAAAGACTCCAAGTTTGCCGCTTTCTACAACTCCGGCAAATTCAACAAGATGGTTGCCTGGGAATCCGTCTATGAAGACGCCAGCGACATCGTGGCCCGTATCCCCATCATTGCCGCTTTCATCTACAACCTGAAGTACAAGGGTGACAAGCAGATCGCCATCGACCCGACCCTGGACATGGGCGCCAACTTTGCCCACATGATCGGGCAGAGCGAGCAGTACAAGGATGTGGCCCGCATGTACTTCATCCTGCACTCCGACCATGAGTCCGGGAACGTCTCGGCCCACACCAC
Encoded proteins:
- a CDS encoding AMP-binding protein translates to MSQQITLTVGGLLDDMARRFPENDALVHPQRGLRYSYREFNEVCRQVAKGLLALGVKKGDNVAIWAYNVPEWVMLQFATAKIGAVLVTVNTAYKSAELDYILNQSDSTTLFMVKSFKDTDYVQTLYDVAPELPVTEPGKLSCPKLPYLKNVVFIGDESPAGMFTFEAMVAAGKRISDAELNAVEATLDCHEVINMQYTSGTTGFPKGVMLTHFNLVNNGFNIGECMKFTEKDRLCITVPFFHCFGCVLGVMACVTHGSTMVPVEIFDPLKVLQTVEQEKCTALHGVPTMFIAELEHPEFSKFDLSSLRTGIMAGSVCPIEVMKRAVKDMNLTEITSVYGQTESSPGITQTRTDDPIELRVATVGRALPGAEVKIIDIETGATLPPGKQGELCGRGYMVMRGYYKMPEETAKVIDSDGWLHTGDLAIMDENGYCKITGRIKQMIIRGGENIYPREIEEFLYTHPKVSDVQIYGVPDRKYGEQVMAAIILKKGMEMTEAEVREFCKGKIANYKIPKYVKFVDGYPMTASGKIQKFKLREMAIKELQLEDASETA
- a CDS encoding citrate (Si)-synthase — translated: MALKETLKQKIEEHRPRTTKLTKEFGKVIIDQVTIDQCIGGARDIRSLVTDISYLDPQEGIRFRGKTIPETFAALPKAAGSAYPTVESFWYFLLTGDVPTDAQVAEVVAEWKTRQSVPQYVFDAIRALPRDSHPMVMLSVGIMALQKDSKFAAFYNSGKFNKMVAWESVYEDASDIVARIPIIAAFIYNLKYKGDKQIAIDPTLDMGANFAHMIGQSEQYKDVARMYFILHSDHESGNVSAHTTHLVHSALSDPYYAYSAGLNGLAGPLHGLANQEVLGWIMEFQKKLNGAEPTKENVTKALWDTLNAGQVVPGYGHAVLRKTDPRYTAQREFCLATPGLKDDPLFKLVAMIFETAPGVLTEHGKTKNPWPNVDAQSGVIQWYYGVKEWDFYTVLFGVGRALGCMANITWDRGLGYAIERPKSVTTAMLEKWAADGGRQLS
- a CDS encoding OmpW family protein; protein product: MRRALLGAAGIAASIMMLGMATIAGAADDYQKFGVRFRAIYVMPDETFDSELSAAKAKVGDDIMPELDLEYFFLKNVSTELIAGVTRNDIKINGQFQGSTWLLPPTLTVKYHPLAGDLVSPYIGVGLNVTFPFNSRLNNDQSFSIDNSVGWAAQAGVDIKIKDNLYFNFDYKYINADTKVKIAGTKYDLDINPHLFGIGVGYRF
- a CDS encoding Xaa-Pro peptidase family protein codes for the protein MRLTPATELEYRCKMLQNHMAAEELDAIIIVQNADLFYFTGTVQSGCLYVPAHGQPLYLVRRDAARARMESGLREVMPFTSPKDIQPLVAGYGYPEPKRIGMEFDVLPVGLFERYRKVFPNAQFSDATPLIRLVRMIKSHYEIHLMKDAADQVDKVTRRAAEVIREGMSDVELAAELEHTARLNGHLGLIRMRAFNGEMLFGHTFSGTDSAVPAYTDTPFGGVGPSPCFGQGASYKPIGRNEPIIVDFAGSIDGYLVDQTRIFALDGLSDRLRKGYDDMVRVQELMKQIAVVGAPWGEVYDRCLALAVEMGYADSFMGAKGSQVSFIGHGLGVEIDEYPFIARGFKDMVLQVGMAFAFEPKVVFPGEGAVGIENTFYISEEGLKQLTYSSEELVILHR